DNA from Ptychodera flava strain L36383 chromosome 15, AS_Pfla_20210202, whole genome shotgun sequence:
CAGCTCGACATAATTTCACAGCAAATGGTGTTAAAGTCGCCAAATAACCTACGTATTGCCAATACATCCATATATAGAAAATAAGTGGTTTGGGCATGTTTGCTCATCAAAGGTGAGAAACACAGCTCACTTTTGGCCTCAAACCTTAAAGCGTAACGTGAAGCACAAACATACCCCACAGAAAACAACATAGAGAATTACTGAGAAACACTTGCCGAAGATTATCCGAAAAAAGCTGAACAATTtacatttacacaaatattttctcaatataTAATGCTCGGTAGTACACAATCAATTTTCTTGACAGGCAAGGATTGTGACAATTTTGGTGGTGCATGTAGGAAACGTTGTCGCTCAAATGAAGAGAGTATGGGTTATGGTCTCTGCTCTGAGAAGAGGCAACAATGCTGCACGCCAGGTAATGATGTCGGTAAATATATGCGAACAGCGATAAAAACGGCGAAAAATCTGCTTTGTTtgttatgttttgtttgttttgtatgtatgtatgtatgtatgtatgtatgtatgtatgtatgtatgtatgtatgtatgtatgtatgtatgtatttatgtatgtatgtatgtattatatttgtatgtatgcatgcgttCATCTAAGTAGACAGGTACGGGCGTCCGAATGCTCAGCTGTGAGAAAGTCCATACATTGATCCATACGGTGCTCACTGCATCCGCACAAGCGTTTAATGTTCGGCATTTCTCTcagtttgttgttttcacaTTCTGATGTTTCTATGCTGTCTTACGTTAAAATCTCACAGTCGGTTCTGATTCAAGCAAGTCCAGCGAATCTGAAGAGGGATCGATGAGCGGCGATCCCCACACCACCATGTTCGACGGTGAAGAGTTTTCATTCCAAGGAATTTGCTCGTACGTTATTGCCCAGGACTGCGGCGATATGGAACCGATATTTAAAGTCATAGTTACCAACGATGAGGGTCTCTTTTATGGCAAACAGGTGGCCCGTGTAGGTAAGGTCACCTTGGAAGTGACAGACTGGAAGATTGAGTTACTGAAGGAAAAGAATGTAAAGGTAAATGTCTTGACTACATCAAACAAGGCCATTAGCATTAGATGTCACGTTCTCAAAACAAAATGCATCAGGGACAACAAGGGAAATGTAACAAGTCTTCACTACGATTAAATGAAGAACAACACCAGTATAAGATCTAAAACAATTGCACAACTGTCCATTGGAAGCTTAAATACAAGTTTCAACGGAACCTTTGTAACTGTTACAGAAGGAAATTTGTACTCTGTTAAATGGTGGAAAAAACTCGATATATCACCTCTGAGCTATCGCCATATTTCAATTTCGATAATAATGTTTAAGCGTTGATACAATAAATCCATTATCCCTCATGTCGTGATAAAGTAATTATCCGCAGGGTTGAATGGAAGGAAGGCTTTTCTGAAAACACTCATCAAGTGTTTTCTTGAAGCTTATTTTTAGAGACATCCGCATAAGAGTGGGAAGGCTGATATAAATTTCCTGTATCCCTTTTCGTGTACAGGTGAACGGTGAAAGCCTGTCTCATCCAGTCCATCACACTTTACCACCTGCCATCCAAATCGAGGAGACGGACGATGCTGTCACGGTTTCCCTAGCATCTCAACTAACTGTACGTTGGGACGGAGTGAAAAAAGTCATTGTGGACGTGGCGAGTGCCTGGAAAGGCAACGTTTGCGGATTGCTTGGAACCGCTGACGGCAATCTTCACGATGAAATGGTCATGCCGAACGGTGAAAAAGCCGCCGATACTGCTGAATTTGTGGAAAGTTGGAAGGTGCCCGGAAGGTATTTCGCAATTTTTTGGCTTTTTCTGTGCTGGATACAAGAAGCAAATTGTTGTGCTAGTAAATTCAGTTGTCTTGAATTTGTCTCTATGCAGTAAAGATAAATTGGCTTCTTTTCTTGAGACCTATGCTCAAGTTGGTGtcggaaaaaaatgattccATCACACATCTGTAGATGACTGTATATATAGACTAAATTGATAATACTATTCTTTTGTCCATATATGCTCACAGTGTAACGCTCCTTGTTCATATATTCGTAAAGAAAATAATACTACTGATTGAACGTATTTaacccatctctctctctctctctctctctctctctctctctctctctctctctctctctctctctctcccaacTACTGAATTGCAATTGTACAACCAAATGTGCTTGCTGTCACAGCTGCAGAAAGTAAAAGGGTGTTCAGCCTTATACTATAATTATACAGTGATATATAATGTATTTAGTCCATAATGTAAGATAACTGTCTGCCCCAATTTTCGCTCACCATACCTTTATATCTTGTCCCAAGTTCTATTCTTCTGACATTTATGGTCGCTATAGAGTCGTCATCTGTCTATGTCCTCATTTGTTTTGCATGCATTCGCTTTGGATATTCACCGTTTGCGTTTCACCGCCAGATATGACAAGTTACTCTGCTTACGTTTGATGAAAATGTCGTTTCGTAGAATACCGCTCAGACAACGCAAGAGAGTTTGTGTAGGAAAAAAAACAAGGACAAAATGCATGTAGTGTGTGTACTACCATCATGACTCAGTCAGTTATGTTAAACCAAAATGAAGCCATCTCAAGAAGTGGCCGAATCAATCAGCGAAGTCATTCATTTTTTTGCATGCAAAACAAAACCTTCTATCGAGTTTGCTTAATATCAAATTTCGCCATATAAAATGTCGTTTTCAATGCGGCAATTGGAAGTTTGTTGCACGCAATTTACATCACACACTTAATTATGCCAAGAGTACAGCTAGTGGGGATTTAAGAGTTGACCTGCGCCCTTTAATATGTACCAATAATGTAAACCAGTGAAAGAAGCTGAATAAAAGCGTAGAAGATATCTAATATCGTTCTAATGCATTCATTTGTGTATCATCTTTAGAGTCCTCTAGTTCTTTAAATACACGAGgaatgatgacaaagaaaactcgaaagaaaaaaattgcaaaatgcgTTGAACTTTTAAAGTACAGCATCTATAGCAGTTTGACGTTTGAAATGATTTACTGAGGACAAGGGGGGCTTTGATAAGAACTACTCGATCTTGAGCTGTCGCATTCTGTTATCTTACGCCCTTTTATAGAGTAAATTGCTCTTTGAGGCATTGGAGCATTTCCTCTCTGAGAGCACTGTAGCTATTTGCCGAACAGTGCTCGTCTCTAAACTCTGCAAGAAGCAAACCACAGTTCACTTTTACTAACCTGAACGAaggtacaaaaatataaaagaaacttTGTGATTACCTATTAACAGCACATACATTATCCACAATTGTAAATGTCAACTGTTGGAGTATTAAGTGATAACAACTTGCACAATGATAAGGTCATACTTCACCGAGGTACGGAGGTGATTCATTTCTTcggcacttttgaaatttgaacaGAGACGAAAATCCGCAAAATCAGTGTAGCGCTGCCACCAGTGCCGGCAATTCTATAATTTGCTCAACCTCTGAAGATGCTCGGTACTGAACAGAAGTTTTTCTCAGAGGCGGTTACATTTATTTCTGTCAACTTTTGTGTGACATCTTGCTGCCATAGAACCAGATTTCCATATTTGTGCTAGGCTGCATCCATTGTTCAAAAGTTATACCACCTTGAGTTGCATTTTCTAATTGAGATTTTGCTCTGTACCCGGATTCTCAACCATGTACTACAGTTCACTATCTCTCATCTGGAAATTGACAGCGAAAAGAAACAAGAACAGGGGATAGCTCAGTCTTCAAAGTTAAAGCCCGTTTATTTCTCCCATTCGGAAGTTACATATTTTCAGAGCAAGAGATAGTGTTGTAGCATGATTTTTAAACATTACCTAAAAACTTCAAGGAATAGTTCCAACAGTGCAATAGATATGGTTCGTAGATAAAAGAATTAATCCaatcataaatattaatatcCTCTTTGATGTGTCCCAAACATATGGTGTTGTCACACCTTGATCTAGTGTCCTTGTGAAGTGTCGCATCAGTCTGGTAGTATGCAAAATAACATTCGTATTCTTAATATCATTCAAGCCCCcgctcaattatcagatttatctaatataaatattatttacttgatgaaatatacaatggaaaacaaaagaatgacaaactgttaatgggctgttaacacattcgctaatgcgagaacctgggattgaaaaagTCACCTTTAACAGCTGCCAGCCCTTAAGACATATCAccattttacacaaaaagtgTCAGACGCTTTGAATGTTCCATTGAAATGCATGCCGGTAATTCTGTGTATTTGGGGAAGTGGTCAGCGGCGGAACATTTCTGGCACAAGAATAGTGCTGTAATTCTCGTAGCTACAATGCACAACTGACAACCTTTCTGTGGTACTTGTATATACTATACTCCTATGTCgtcaattcatatatatatatatatatatatatatatatatatatatatatatatatatatatatatatatatatatatatatatatatatatataagaacttCCACAGAGAATGATTTCATTGGAATATACCCACTCTTTACACTTTGACGCTGTGGTTCCTGTACTTAGACCGAACTTTGATGAAAAAGAGAAGAATTTTACTAAGATGTTGTCGTCAAGGAGTGAACAATAGTACAAAAGAATGTTACAAAGTGGCTTCTGTTCCTTATTCTTAAAGGGTTAAGTCTGtcattgtttgttgttgtttgccaTTATTTACATTAACTTAAGGAGTTTTAAACTGAAGCTATTGACTATTTGGACCGATTCGATAATTAGAATGATATTCAGCCAACCATTTGACCTACGGTTTTCCGAGATGTTGCACATTGCCAGAATGTTTCAAACTATAAATCTCATTATTCATGGCAATAGTAGGCTAACGTATCTTGAAAATCATGGAATTGGAGGGGCATGGTAGACAAGAGATGAATTTAAAAACATCATAGAAGTTCAGCTTTgattaatgtatttatttagaAACTGAAGGATCATATCCAAATGCATTGTGATTAATTTACCAATAGACAAACAAGCGGAACTTCCCCACTGCCGTCTTCAGTTTATCTCGACTTCATTGCTCTCTTGAGATGTAGAACAATGTAGCCGACATAAATAATGGCACTGTCAACGTTGATGGCAGTCTTGGTGATGTAGAGCCTCAATTGTGATGGTGGCTACAACGTGTGAAATTTTGGAGAGTGTTCACGAAGTCTTCTGTCAGGTTATACGAACACAGTCGCTCTGTACCGAAAGGTTTACCATCAAACATGTGTTTGCGCGGACACAAACATTGTGGTCACATCAAAACATGTGACCTGAATATCATTCGCTTTATAAATTTCTGCAGCTGTTCGAGGTTGGCCCAACAAATCGTGAGCCGTCCAATGTAAGTTTGGACTTCATCTTAAAATTTGGGATGCTGTACAcagttcaaaatattttgcGCAGTTTACGTTTTCGTTCTTCGCGTGCTGTCATTAACACCACACTCACACTACACTACATTCCCTTCGATGGCCTTCCATATGTAAAATGTTAGAGGAATTATATGATGTAAGTATGCCGTTATTTCTGCAGACAAAACTTCAAATAACGCCATTTTCGCCAGGAACCAGTATTGCATCCAACGTTCGATGGATGGATGCACAGAAAATTAATTCAGATGAAAGTAAAACCAATTCTTCAACCCTATCTGAGGAGCAGATGTTTCATAATCATTCTTTAGTTTGAAGTCAGTTTGTCATCGAGTAAGCACATGACGACAAGGTATTACCTAAGTTATATTGGATTTCTATAATCCACACGAGTTCCTGTAAGCAACGTTTCATAGCGAGGtctttcaaatgtacaaaacaacTACTTGTCATAATTTGGGCCATCATTTTGTAAACCATTAAATCTGGTATAGTACGCtattgtgacaaagtttatgaaagTATACAGGGATCAATTGAATGCGCGTATTTAATAGTTCTTAACAATTCTAACATCTTTCGCAAACCCACAAAAGCTTCTGCcattcaatccacacatttgatgTTTCAACATTGTACATCGCCATCCGACATGATTAACTTTGAGACAGGCTACGATCTCTCATGATGGAAGCCTTCTGTCGCAGGAATGGTAGCCCTACGTATGAATACTTTGTCATCAAGCACAGCttgggaatttttttcaaaaaaaaaccagaGATGTCAATCAGAAATGCAGTGATGTGGAAATAGGATGCTACGTTTTCCTATTTGACACCTTAGTTAAATTTGCCCATGCAATATCTTCAAAAATCGGAATGTTAAATGATTGCCAAGTATTTTTCATTAATACCCACAGATATATATTGATGGCATCATATGTTTAACAACCCTAGAATATCCTATAGTATCTCCATCACTTCTCCCGAGGTCACTTGGAAATCAAAGATACAAGAATTTAGCAATCAGGGTTACGTTTCACGATTAAAAGGAGTTGCATCCGTTTTCCAAACACTTTTGCTGCCTGCAAAATGATTCGGGACATAGGAACGTAAATCACACTGCAGAGTTGAGGAAACAAGTAGACTGGCCAGCTGAGTCGGTAGAGCATGAGACTCTTACAGGCCCATGAACTTCAACTCtgcaaaatttgtccaaccGCAAGGTACCTTCAATTCCTCAGAATTTCATTGCAATCTACATATTAaacgatatagtcattaactgtGCCTCGACATATTTTGCTTGaggcagaataggcaagaaattgaacagatttttgttcattttaaatttccagccattttcaaaatcttgccataagcttattgatgaaaaaacggagaatgttttgtcaaagtggagtgaatcctTTTCCCGTCCAATCAGTGGATTGCacaatgttgtatttgtaaagattgaAATGTATACATGCAacatttacgctgtttatcatgtattttatggaggcggccatattagggtgcggcacccgtttattatttactactgaaacctccccatgcagtcccactcagtggataattatacttgagtaaacatctctgagtaagaacatttctatgaactaattttaatattaatataaaatcatgaaaataatgtcaaagcTTGCAGCTCACGTTCCGTTAATCTCAGGGTCGTGGGTTAGAACCTAACGTTGGGCGCTCACTATTTTGTGTACGACAAATCAACTGTCTTTCTTGCAGTCACGAAGGTCGATGTACGCAGACATTGTGGTCAACAGGTACCAGAGTAAATATCTTAGTACATATGCTGGGCTGGCTTCATGCGTGAATGTGTGCTTTCATATGATTGGGTGTACAAAGCCGATATCACAATGGTACCACCACtactttgtggttcaagatgaccccattgcctttgtcattttcaatatgttccttggacctggtaactttcttagttaccttgaatgataacgattattggacctgatttgatgtctattacgTCGTTTTAAAGTGGggaatcaaaatattcttcGTTAACATATCACAAAACTAAActaactaaatctgtgcttttataggcgtttgaaaattgatacaaatgtccTTCACTCAAATAGGGTGTTTACCAAGTTCAGATATGGACAACAATTAttatattaaattttgaatttcacttgaaAGTATCATTTCACTTCTCATAGTTGTCTATAGGTCACTGTAAATTTTtctctgacaaaacttgctatatctctaaactgtaagtaataggaattgttaaTTGCCCTCAGTGGACTcaatttacaagaagacaagcctcagagtcgccatggcaagatgttcatgtgacagacaATTATACCTTTTATTCAGATGTACAGTTACATGACGGAAGAGAAttaaatcatgcagcgaatcattttattTCCCAGAATAGTTTTGAACACTGAAAGTGACTTtcgacgggacggatacttatgaaaatcccCCTCCCCTGtgctgtttgtaaaatatatgaACTCCctatgcagttttcagatttaaGGTGatcccctggattttgccggcccgaTCCCGGCCGTAATAATTGAACGCTTCCCTTACTTCTTGTGTTTACCCAATGTTCACGGTAGCGGCCACGGTGGCAAATACAGCCAGGCTCATTAAAACTGACTTCATCTTCGTCCGAAATGttaaatttttccattttacgAACTCAGCTTCAAAATCTTTACTATTTGCTCCATATTGATACAGATGGGTTGGACACTTAGCTGTGTGACAATAGGGATTTTCACGACACATCTGTCATTCAAATGATAAGCCTTATTGATGAAATTGTGACTTAATTAAGTGATTAAATAAAGTGCATCGCttataaatttatcaaattatGACCAATACTGACTGATGACACTTCATGTTAGCACTACTCCAGACACCTGGTTCCAACTCTCACTATTACTCAACATatgcaatagacatcaaattaggtccaataatcgttatcattcaaggtaaactatgaaatttaccaggtccaaggaacatatagatgatgacaaaggcaatggggccatcttgaaccacgaaatagtggtggtaccaggtgtccggaatgggtaagcgtaccctgccagctagccgcacccgtcaagattgaccaaaagcgacaagtgttactgtatgtatgtgatTAATTGATCAGTGTTGGTTTTGAATTCCTCACTAAGAAGGATAACCTgaagtatttttgaaaaattacaccATAGCTTTTCAGATAACTGATATGCCATAGTTGTGCAATAAATGACTCAAATACTGACATTTCGTTCGCAAATTGACTGGGAAATGCCATCAGAGCTTGGTGCTTTCCTTCATCTTTGCATGCATTACAAAGCAACCCCCGCttcctttgaaacttcattTTTTCAGAGAACCAGTTTCAGTGTCACCTAAATGGCTGGCAAGAGGCTTTCAGGATTGGTAGGGTCTAACTGTTGATAATAAACCGGTACTCCATTCAAAGGTGTTTAATTGCTACATGTCTCCGTCTGTATCCTCAAGTCGCTGCATGCTGCTTCCACGTCGTGTACTGTCAATCGTAATCGGCGGGTGGCGGCATTGAACTTCAATGTTAATTTCTAagtgaaatctgactgaagAAAAGGAAATGAAGATGTTAGTGTGGGGTAAACGTAGCGGGAGATGTGATAACGAGACTCTTCTCAGAAATCACAGTTAAGAATCGATGATCAAGACACAATTATTACTGCTTTGCTATAAAAGGTGACAGAAACATACATGTTTACTTACCTGTTTTTTATCTAACAGAGGGTTTCAGTTTAGACACAATTACAGATTAGATGTTGACTTGTCCATTATCTCGAGTACTTCAAGCAAactgtaaggctgcgttcacaaataacgattgggggggggggggctggaggaatctcgattgaaatcttattttttttcagatccccccctaagtaccctaaaaaattttcaaatgccccccctctatatggtcaaaatttttcaagtcccccccaactatccacatatttgtaaaggatgtgagcgcagaaaaaataaacacgtattgccccgttctgctcacaggtgttcaacactacctgtattagcactttgtatagtcatattcccaaggcaagttctttaaatgcatcagtgaatttttagatttattggtctaaaagccaacttgagttaatccaactctggccaggtcaattgctcctgttgaggagcacacaaaatgcaatcatgagagagtaggaaaattgtgaattctggctaattgcggTATTGCACAGTAACctaccaaaaaattgtttcaaaactacaagacctatatgaattagatgctactcaaaattgactttaccggaaggttaaaatattccatcaaataaacgttttaatctctgaaattttgggtgtgataattgcaaatttggttaaaaaataaataatttcatttggtcacatattttttcttttagtctttatattaaaagttttatttctgtatcattttataataagagtgtgaaaatttagaaaatcaagcatggtgaccatatctttttttttaatatttgattattctcaaatgccagaattcaaacatttctatgttttcttccatgtattgctctctggcctgatcttgtgtacaagtgagtttcactgtcatgagtgtcattgaccaaaactcttcttcaactaccatgtacatcagagtcagagctgtctctgtcactgttcaggtatgcagtgacagtgacactgcagtagcagggtagtatctgatagtgacaataccgtaggcagtagctgtattaactttgatgattttggcaatatttttgttcagttttacaactgcgttcttgttctactccctacagcatgttgaattgcccagtattcagcttgctatcacagcctacgtaccggtatgtgtaccgtgcatttgtatcactgacaactgaccgtcagtgcagtctggactccaatgaaattatcaccaaatacatattcatatttatacatacaggctttgtcgacaaactaaatattgtgtgtttgagcatgctgtagggagatagcaagaaactgtagttgttatattgcattggaatattgcagaaatcattaacagttgcagcttctgccctgttacgaggctcaagtttgttttttacaacaaatcacacgttgagattttttcgagataaaagtcatgagatgtgacaaaatggttctagattttgtttaattattactaacattacaacattttgatgacataaaaaatggtattcatttttcattgaattacctacaaaaacttggaattggaaaatgtaaaactcaaaagggacccaaaaattttcaagtcccccctacaggtagagcaaaattttcaagtcccccctccactacccccaaaattttcgaatcctgTTTGAAAGACCCTTGTTGTAAATGTCTGCATCGCGAATCGACTCAATCCAAAAATCTGATCGTAAATTAGGCACCGTGCTGTTGACAAGACAAATTTATCCTTGTTCATCCAATTTTTACATAGGCATTAGTCACTTGGCATAGTATTTGCATTCACACTTGCAAGTATAGCGGATTCCCCCgaggggctttaaaatgaaaatggatACAGCCTCGCATTTTGGAACAGAAGATGCATTTGCTGCAGTCTGGTGATGCCTATCGGTCGTTGCTATGGTGACCCTAAGCCATTGACACCTTTGACCATGATATCAAGAAACACCACACATAACTAACAGCACCCTTTAAAACGTCAACCACCTTTAAGGTCTCAACAAATCCTCACTGTTCATACAAATTctatatattattataaatgtTCTAC
Protein-coding regions in this window:
- the LOC139151422 gene encoding BMP-binding endothelial regulator protein-like is translated as MKSAILILVVLVTVAAAANIGRKQKGSDRPINNKKPGESGSSQSQGGSSQSESGSNEKGESGSSQSKSGSSQSESGSNEKGESGSGQSQSESSESQSGSNEQGKDCDNFGGACRKRCRSNEESMGYGLCSEKRQQCCTPVGSDSSKSSESEEGSMSGDPHTTMFDGEEFSFQGICSYVIAQDCGDMEPIFKVIVTNDEGLFYGKQVARVGKVTLEVTDWKIELLKEKNVKVNGESLSHPVHHTLPPAIQIEETDDAVTVSLASQLTVRWDGVKKVIVDVASAWKGNVCGLLGTADGNLHDEMVMPNGEKAADTAEFVESWKVPGSCRK